In one window of Gopherus evgoodei ecotype Sinaloan lineage chromosome 9, rGopEvg1_v1.p, whole genome shotgun sequence DNA:
- the LOC115657894 gene encoding transforming growth factor beta activator LRRC32-like isoform X5, with amino-acid sequence MHFNQLATVSEMALTPLTHLHSLLLAANHLDRNYFTNGRAFGSLKNLKVLDLSANNLDSDMAAWYFSSLTSLKKLDLSWNKMTRLPESIFQGTLKLREIILNNNYITEIEEGAFAALLNLKVVNLAMNSLHCISGFSLTQLQVLNLSYNALEFFVTEERKEHYQLQVLDLSHNKLIYFPELPKVHRLTHLNLSDNAMVSLAPSSTSTAEFRLRYDEMARPNISLNIYNAAARLSKITDLDLSSNLLYLFPVTFLHNLSSLQNLNMAKNCLHNIAVESPPGDMESKEPGAMHDNAFLSVRSLDLQGNFIHSLPQWFFGILPKLETLDLGSNSLQPCESQNANKREIPIGHNSAQRGNCTSFCDLPQLKYLSLRRNNIVRLYPYMFNQTTLVSLDLSENEDLFMPKGALEGLEFSLQKLSLRGNQMDNKKTEFPCLKMLKKLDMSDNKLSLLPPDLVCSPLENLDIRNNNLQALEKPATVRLSSSLNHLNVAGNPFSCCALSWLEILQAAHVNVLDLNETLCFYQDKNRNFSAKIANKTTWLCPHQIGSRYLMVLLVVITLCFLFLSCGICCHLKKSQKLSKYLGFRSNRVDPIPYHPNKEKRTEQIAIDRVTEV; translated from the coding sequence ATGCATTTCAACCAGTTGGCAACTGTGTCAGAAATGGCCCTGACTCCTCTAACTCATCTTCACTCTCTGCTCCTAGCTGCAAACCACCTTGATAGGAATTACTTCACCAACGGAAGAGCCTTCGGGTCACTGAAGAATCTAAAAGTCCTGGACCTTTCTGCAAATAATTTGGACAGTGATATGGCAGCCTGGTACTTCAGCAGTCTCACCTCTTTAAAGAAACTGGATCTGTCCTGGAACAAGATGACCAGGCTGCCAGAGAGCATCTTCCAGGGAACTCTAAAGCTGAGAGAGATCATCCTTAACAACAACTACATCACAGAAATAGAGGAGGGAGCTTTTGCGGCTCTATTAAATCTAAAAGTGGTGAATTTAGCTATGAATTCTCTTCACTGTATCTCAGGCTTCAGCCTCACACAGCTGCAAGTTTTAAATCTCAGCTACAATGCCCTGGAATTCTTTGTTacagaggaaagaaaggaacACTACCAGCTTCAGGTGCTAGATCTGAGTCATAACAAACTGATCTACTTTCCAGAGCTCCCCAAGGTGCATCGCCTCACACACTTAAACCTCTCTGATAACGCCATGGTCTCTTTGGCTCCAAGTTCCACCAGTACAGCAGAGTTCAGACTGCGGTATGATGAGATGGCAAGACCTAACATATCCTTGAATATTTACAATGCAGCAGCTAGACTGTCAAAGATAACTGACTTAGATCTCAGCAGTAACCTGTTGTATTTGTTCCCAGTTACTTTCCTTCATAATTTGAGCTCCCTCCAGAATCTCAATATGGCTAAGAACTGTCTCCATAATATAGCTGTGGAGTCACCTCCTGGTGATATGGAAAGCAAGGAGCCAGGCGCGATGCATGACAATGCCTTTCTGTCGGTGCGGTCACTGGATCTTCAAGGCAATTTCATTCATTCCTTGCCACAGTGGTTTTTTGGTATTCTGCCCAAACTGGAAACACTTGACCTTGGTTCTAACAGCCTCCAGCCTTGTGAGAGCCAGAATGCTAATAAAAGAGAGATCCCAATAGGTCATAACTCAGCTCAAAGAGGTAACTGTACATCCTTCTGTGACCTACCGCAGCTGAAGTATCTGAGTTTACGTAGGAACAACATTGTGAGGCTATATCCTTACATGTTCAACCAAACCACTTTAGTCTCCCTGGATCTGTCTGAGAATGAAGACTTGTTCATGCCAAAAGGAGCTCTGGAGGGTCTGGAATTCTCTTTGCAGAAGCTCTCTCTGAGAGGAAACCAGATGGACAACAAGAAGACAGAATTCCCTTGTCTGAAGATGCTGAAAAAGTTGGACATGTCAGACAACAAGTTGAGTCTTCTGCCCCCTGATCTTGTCTGCTCTCCATTGGAAAACCTGGACATTCGCAATAACAATCTCCAGGCCTTAGAGAAACCTGCCACCGTGAGATTGTCCAGCAGCCTCAATCATCTGAATGTTGCTGGCAATCCCTTTAGCTGTTGTGCGCTGAGCTGGCTGGAAATTCTACAAGCTGCCCATGTAAATGTGTTGGATCTGAATGAAACTCTGTGCTTTTATCAGGACAAGAACAGGAACTTCTCAGCTAAGATAGCCAACAAGACCACGTGGCTTTGTCCTCATCAGATAGGATCTCGCTACCTGATGGTATTGCTGGTGGTGATCACTCTTTGCTTTCTGTTTCTCAGCTGTGGGATATGCTGTCATCTGAAAAAGAGTCAGAAGCTGTCAAAGTATCTGGGATTCAGAAGCAACAGGGTGGACCCCATTCCTTATCATCCAAATAAGGAAAAGAGAACTGAACAGATTGCAATTGACAGAGTTACAGAAGTATAG